Proteins from a genomic interval of Candidatus Binatia bacterium:
- a CDS encoding EF-hand domain-containing protein: MIVVSDISGFPDRGTVQIDEEVLTYWGKEPIASGSALALRDTEQPGRLLHVERSASATAHRVGTPVILLTSTCLGDCDSSNTVTVDELVSGVNIALGDAPLSDCLSFDSSGDGKVTVDELVKAVNSALNGCGG, from the coding sequence GTGATCGTCGTCAGCGACATCAGCGGGTTCCCGGACCGTGGGACGGTACAGATCGACGAAGAGGTGCTGACCTATTGGGGCAAGGAGCCGATCGCCTCCGGCAGTGCGCTCGCCCTCCGAGACACAGAACAGCCCGGCAGACTGCTCCATGTCGAGCGCAGCGCCAGCGCCACGGCGCATCGAGTCGGCACCCCGGTTATCCTCCTCACAAGCACCTGCCTCGGCGACTGTGACTCCAGCAACACCGTCACCGTCGACGAACTGGTGAGCGGCGTGAACATCGCGCTCGGCGACGCGCCCCTCTCCGACTGCCTCAGCTTCGATTCGAGCGGCGATGGAAAGGTCACGGTCGATGAACTGGTGAAAGCCGTGAACAGTGCGCTGAACGGGTGCGGCGGCTGA
- a CDS encoding type II toxin-antitoxin system PemK/MazF family toxin: MRRGAIWLINLDPTVGAEIKKTRPAVIVSEDAIGVLPLKVIVPPTDWKDRFAAAPWLVRVEPDAENHLDKVSAADAFQVRSVAHQRFVRPLGQLCEPVMRQIAAALAIVLRLEE; encoded by the coding sequence GTGCGTAGGGGCGCCATCTGGCTGATCAACCTCGATCCCACCGTCGGCGCAGAGATCAAGAAGACACGTCCTGCCGTCATCGTCAGCGAGGACGCCATCGGCGTGCTCCCGCTCAAGGTCATCGTGCCGCCCACGGACTGGAAGGACCGGTTCGCTGCGGCGCCGTGGTTGGTCCGCGTCGAACCGGACGCCGAGAATCACCTAGACAAGGTCTCGGCCGCCGATGCCTTTCAAGTACGTTCGGTCGCCCATCAGAGATTCGTCCGGCCCCTTGGTCAGCTTTGCGAGCCAGTGATGCGACAAATCGCCGCCGCGTTGGCGATCGTACTGCGCCTCGAAGAGTGA